In Aestuariibaculum lutulentum, one DNA window encodes the following:
- a CDS encoding LLM class flavin-dependent oxidoreductase, protein MKSKQTAYSILELALISKGQSVQQTYANAVSLAQKAEFEGYTRIWFAEHHNMLAVGSNAPTVLIGHIAEKTKTIRVGSGGVMLPNHSPLVVAEQFGTLGNLFPNRIDLGLGRAPGTDRDTALAIKSDFLQASHSFPNDVEQIQLLFSKQNDTAKVRAVVAEGVEVPIYILGSSTDSAHLASKKGLPYAFASHFATSYLEEALSIYRSQFKTSVDLESPYVIAGVNVIIADTDAEAERLFTSSLRMIIGMFTGKRDYLNPPTEMTSDLKEIIQHPQIQNMIKYSFVGSKETVKEKVISFLNKTQADELIISTNVYDINDRLYSVEKFAEVMREINNK, encoded by the coding sequence ATGAAATCTAAACAAACAGCTTATTCAATATTAGAATTGGCTCTCATTTCTAAAGGCCAATCCGTTCAACAAACTTATGCAAATGCTGTTTCTTTAGCTCAGAAAGCCGAATTTGAAGGTTATACACGCATTTGGTTTGCAGAACATCATAATATGTTGGCCGTTGGAAGCAATGCACCTACGGTGTTAATAGGTCATATTGCCGAGAAAACAAAAACTATACGTGTGGGGTCTGGCGGTGTTATGTTGCCAAATCATTCGCCTTTAGTGGTGGCTGAACAATTTGGAACTCTAGGAAATTTGTTCCCTAACCGAATAGACTTAGGTTTAGGAAGAGCTCCGGGGACCGACAGAGATACCGCATTAGCTATAAAATCTGATTTTTTACAGGCTTCACATTCGTTTCCAAATGATGTCGAGCAAATTCAACTGTTGTTTTCTAAGCAAAACGATACGGCTAAAGTGCGTGCCGTTGTCGCCGAAGGCGTAGAAGTGCCTATTTATATTTTAGGTTCAAGTACCGATAGTGCGCATCTGGCTTCAAAAAAGGGTTTGCCTTATGCTTTTGCGAGTCATTTTGCGACCTCGTATTTAGAGGAAGCTCTGTCGATTTACAGAAGCCAATTTAAGACGTCAGTAGATTTGGAGTCTCCTTATGTAATTGCTGGGGTTAATGTCATTATTGCTGACACCGATGCCGAAGCCGAACGTTTATTTACGTCGTCTTTACGAATGATTATTGGCATGTTTACCGGAAAGCGTGATTATTTAAATCCGCCAACAGAGATGACTTCAGATTTAAAGGAGATTATTCAGCATCCACAAATTCAGAATATGATAAAATACAGTTTCGTTGGAAGCAAGGAAACGGTTAAAGAAAAGGTTATTTCATTTTTGAATAAAACTCAAGCTGATGAATTAATCATTTCTACGAATGTTTACGATATTAACGATCGATTATATTCGGTTGA